One window from the genome of Aliidongia dinghuensis encodes:
- the poxB gene encoding ubiquinone-dependent pyruvate dehydrogenase — protein sequence MARTAADFLAESLQKAGVKRVYGVVGDSLNGFTDALRRLKTVEWVHMRHEEAGAFAAGAEAHLTGELAVCAGSCGPGNLHLINGLFDCHRSRVPVLAIAAHIPSTEIGIDYFQATHPESLFKECSHYCELVSHPAQLPQILERAMRTAIAKRGVAVVVIPGDVALSSLDAKVPTWLAPATPVIRPAQAEIDRLAQLLNGASRATILCGAGCAGAHDEVVALAQLLKAPVVHALRGKEFVEHDNPYDVGMTGFIGFASGYLAMKDCDLLVMLGTDFPYRQFYPERARVVQIDLRAEALGNRCPLELGVVGDVKETLAALLPKLNAKTDTRHLEDALADYRKARRDLDALAESGPGSAIIHPQYVNRLVSELADDDAIFTCDVGTPTCWAARYLKLNGKRRLLGSFNHGSMANALLQAVGAQATFPGRQVISLSGDGGFSMMMGDFITLSQIGLPVKVVVLNNGTLGFVELEMKANGFIDSGCDLKNPNFAAMAEAMGVKGVRVERPQDLEAGLAAAFRHDGPALVDVVSARQELVMPPKTGLTEARHFGLFLLKAVMNGRANQVIDLAKVNLTR from the coding sequence ATGGCGAGAACAGCCGCCGATTTTCTGGCCGAATCCCTGCAAAAGGCTGGCGTAAAGCGAGTCTATGGCGTCGTCGGAGATTCGCTGAACGGGTTCACCGACGCGCTGCGGCGCCTCAAGACCGTCGAATGGGTTCACATGCGGCATGAGGAAGCAGGCGCCTTCGCCGCCGGCGCCGAAGCGCATCTGACCGGGGAGCTCGCCGTCTGCGCCGGCAGCTGCGGGCCGGGCAACCTGCACCTGATCAACGGCCTGTTCGACTGCCACCGCAGCCGCGTGCCCGTGCTCGCGATCGCGGCGCACATCCCCAGCACCGAGATCGGCATCGACTATTTCCAGGCGACCCATCCGGAGAGCCTGTTCAAGGAATGCAGCCATTATTGCGAGCTGGTGTCCCACCCGGCCCAGTTGCCGCAGATCCTCGAGCGCGCCATGCGCACGGCCATCGCGAAGCGCGGCGTCGCGGTCGTCGTCATTCCGGGCGACGTGGCGCTGAGCTCCCTCGACGCCAAGGTGCCGACCTGGCTGGCGCCGGCCACGCCGGTCATTCGGCCGGCCCAGGCCGAGATCGATCGGCTGGCTCAATTGCTCAACGGCGCCAGCCGGGCGACGATCCTGTGTGGCGCCGGCTGCGCCGGGGCGCATGACGAGGTCGTGGCGCTCGCCCAGCTGCTCAAGGCGCCGGTCGTCCATGCGCTGCGCGGCAAGGAATTCGTCGAGCACGACAATCCCTACGACGTCGGCATGACCGGCTTCATCGGCTTCGCCAGCGGCTATCTGGCCATGAAGGACTGCGACCTGCTGGTGATGCTGGGCACCGACTTCCCCTACCGGCAGTTCTATCCGGAGCGGGCGCGCGTCGTGCAGATCGACCTCCGTGCCGAGGCGCTCGGCAATCGCTGCCCGCTCGAGCTGGGCGTGGTCGGCGATGTCAAGGAAACGTTGGCCGCCCTGCTGCCGAAGCTCAACGCCAAGACCGACACGCGCCATCTCGAGGATGCGCTCGCCGATTACCGGAAAGCCCGCCGGGATTTGGACGCGCTCGCCGAAAGCGGCCCGGGCAGCGCCATCATCCATCCGCAATACGTCAACCGGCTGGTGAGCGAGCTCGCGGACGACGACGCCATCTTTACCTGCGACGTCGGCACGCCCACGTGCTGGGCCGCGCGCTACCTGAAGCTCAACGGCAAGCGCCGGCTCCTGGGCTCGTTCAACCACGGCTCGATGGCGAACGCGCTCCTGCAGGCGGTCGGCGCCCAGGCGACCTTCCCGGGCCGGCAGGTGATCTCGCTCTCGGGCGATGGCGGCTTCAGCATGATGATGGGCGACTTCATCACGCTCTCCCAGATCGGCCTGCCCGTGAAGGTCGTCGTGCTGAACAACGGCACGCTCGGCTTCGTCGAGCTCGAGATGAAGGCGAACGGCTTCATCGACAGCGGCTGCGACCTGAAGAACCCCAATTTCGCCGCCATGGCCGAGGCGATGGGCGTCAAGGGCGTGCGGGTCGAGCGCCCGCAGGACCTGGAAGCGGGCCTCGCGGCCGCCTTCCGCCACGACGGGCCGGCGCTGGTCGACGTGGTGAGCGCGCGCCAGGAACTGGTGATGCCGCCCAAGACCGGCCTGACCGAAGCCAGGCATTTCGGGCTGTTCCTCCTGAAAGCCGTCATGAACGGCCGTGCCAACCAGGTGATCGACCTCGCCAAGGTCAACCTGACACGCTGA
- a CDS encoding MFS transporter yields MSEQSVSETAAVATLGRAPALGKGLTLAMAIACGVAVANIYYNQPMLGIIERDFSGTRLTGLIPTATQLGYAAGLFLLVPLGDLLDRRQLIVAQFLALAMALVVAAAAPTAAVLVLASLLVGATATVAQQIVPFAAALATPERRGSTIGTVMSGLLCGILFSRTLAGFLASHADWRTTFWVGVPLALLAAGAMAIVLPRRHGRSGARSSMMGGMNYHRALFSLFHLWRDEGALRQSTVMQAAMFASFTAFWTILAFHLEEPALHQGADVAGLFGVVGAVGVFAAPLAGRLADARGPKLVIALGAALAVGAWVLFGLWGTIPGLVIGVIVLDFGIQSSLVSNQHVVYALRPEARSRINTIFMTGMFIGGALGSAGATAAWQFGGWQAVSLFGGVLAGLALVIELMSHKARRRSHHKR; encoded by the coding sequence ATGAGTGAGCAATCGGTGAGTGAGACTGCGGCCGTAGCAACGCTCGGCAGAGCGCCGGCCCTCGGCAAGGGCCTGACCTTGGCCATGGCGATCGCCTGCGGCGTCGCCGTCGCCAACATCTATTACAACCAGCCGATGCTCGGCATCATCGAGCGCGACTTTTCCGGCACCAGGCTGACGGGCCTGATCCCGACGGCGACCCAGCTCGGCTACGCCGCGGGCCTGTTCTTGCTGGTGCCGCTGGGCGACCTCCTGGATCGGCGGCAGCTGATCGTGGCGCAGTTCTTGGCTCTGGCCATGGCACTCGTCGTCGCAGCCGCCGCCCCCACGGCTGCCGTCCTCGTGCTGGCCTCGCTCTTGGTCGGCGCCACCGCCACGGTCGCGCAACAGATCGTGCCGTTCGCAGCCGCCCTCGCGACACCGGAGCGGCGCGGCAGCACGATCGGCACGGTGATGAGCGGGCTTTTGTGCGGCATTCTGTTCAGCCGGACACTTGCCGGCTTCCTCGCGAGCCATGCGGACTGGCGCACGACCTTCTGGGTCGGCGTGCCGCTGGCGCTCCTGGCCGCCGGCGCCATGGCCATCGTGCTGCCGCGCCGGCACGGCCGCAGCGGTGCCCGTAGCAGCATGATGGGCGGCATGAACTACCATCGTGCGCTCTTCTCGCTGTTCCATCTCTGGCGTGACGAAGGTGCCTTACGCCAGTCGACGGTCATGCAGGCCGCCATGTTCGCGTCGTTCACCGCGTTCTGGACGATCCTGGCCTTTCATCTGGAGGAGCCGGCGCTGCACCAGGGGGCGGACGTCGCCGGCCTGTTCGGCGTGGTCGGCGCCGTCGGCGTCTTTGCGGCACCGCTGGCCGGGCGGCTCGCCGACGCCCGAGGCCCGAAGCTGGTGATCGCGCTCGGCGCCGCACTGGCCGTCGGCGCCTGGGTGCTGTTCGGCCTCTGGGGCACGATCCCCGGCCTCGTCATCGGCGTCATCGTGCTCGATTTCGGCATCCAGAGCTCGCTCGTCTCCAACCAGCACGTGGTTTATGCCCTTCGGCCCGAGGCACGCAGCCGGATCAACACGATCTTCATGACCGGAATGTTCATCGGCGGCGCGCTCGGCTCGGCCGGTGCCACCGCGGCGTGGCAGTTCGGCGGCTGGCAGGCGGTCAGCCTGTTCGGCGGCGTGCTCGCCGGCCTCGCACTCGTGATCGAGCTTATGTCGCACAAGGCACGGCGACGCTCGCACCACAAGCGCTGA
- a CDS encoding LysR substrate-binding domain-containing protein, giving the protein MSRMRQLEAFHAVMESGSVTRAAEILQVSQPAITKLIQALEQETGLRLFDRVRRRLQPTREARRFAIEVERLFLTMNRIEHVANEIRSLGTGEMHVAAMASLGVRFLPEILTAFRRERPGVNVALTVTSSQNVVEMVQAGQVDLGFALSVAHSPAVVVQPLASLPGVVVLPRDHPLAGRAVLAPEDLRDAPFVQLGREDRARHIIEDLFLQRGVALESMVQTHLAVSACEFVAAGAGVAVVEPVTASYYRDRLAVRPMAPAIYFEMFVVTALSRPGSAMIDGFVATVRERLGVLAAEFAS; this is encoded by the coding sequence GTGTCGCGCATGCGCCAGCTGGAGGCATTCCACGCGGTGATGGAGAGCGGCTCCGTCACCCGGGCCGCCGAGATCCTGCAGGTGTCCCAACCGGCGATCACCAAGCTGATCCAGGCGCTGGAGCAGGAGACGGGCCTGCGCCTGTTCGACCGGGTGCGCCGCCGCCTGCAGCCGACGCGGGAGGCGCGGCGGTTCGCCATCGAGGTCGAGCGGCTGTTCCTGACGATGAACCGCATCGAGCATGTCGCGAACGAGATCCGCTCGCTCGGTACCGGCGAGATGCATGTCGCGGCCATGGCGAGCCTGGGCGTGCGCTTCCTGCCGGAGATCCTGACGGCGTTTCGCCGAGAGCGGCCCGGCGTCAATGTGGCGCTCACCGTCACCTCGTCGCAGAACGTGGTCGAGATGGTGCAGGCGGGCCAGGTCGACCTGGGATTCGCGCTCTCGGTCGCTCATTCGCCGGCCGTCGTGGTGCAGCCGCTGGCGTCGCTGCCCGGGGTCGTCGTCCTGCCGCGCGACCATCCGCTTGCCGGGCGTGCCGTGCTCGCCCCGGAAGATTTGCGCGATGCGCCCTTCGTCCAGCTCGGCCGCGAGGATCGCGCGCGTCACATCATCGAGGACCTGTTCCTGCAGCGCGGCGTGGCACTCGAGTCGATGGTGCAGACCCATCTCGCTGTGTCGGCCTGCGAGTTCGTCGCGGCCGGCGCCGGCGTCGCGGTGGTCGAGCCGGTGACGGCGTCCTACTACCGCGACCGGCTGGCGGTCAGGCCCATGGCGCCGGCGATCTATTTCGAGATGTTCGTGGTGACGGCGCTGTCGCGGCCTGGCTCAGCGATGATCGACGGCTTCGTCGCGACCGTGCGCGAGCGTCTGGGCGTCCTCGCTGCCGAGTTTGCGAGCTAG
- a CDS encoding LysR family transcriptional regulator, protein MDTEAVIVFAAAAEASSLAAAARRLGLSPMLATRRLAALERDLGIRLMHRTTRSVSLTAEGEAFLPYAQAIVESEAAARASLRSASAGVSGLLRVTVSASFGRRVVAPLVPRLLRQNPDLRIDLELTDSVVDIVASGADLAIRIGRLRDNSLVARRLAPSPRLLCAAPSYLAERGTPKTIDDLARHECLVVTGMTHWPFEVAGKERRVRVAGRFTASSLEGLRSACLGGGGITLLAAWNARDEIRDGKLVSLTLSDARPEEQTIWAVYPSSRLVLPKQRLFIATLEAALRADHADLGDFRPERSPAL, encoded by the coding sequence ATGGACACGGAAGCCGTGATCGTCTTCGCCGCTGCGGCCGAGGCCAGCAGCCTGGCTGCCGCCGCGCGTCGGCTGGGCCTTTCCCCGATGCTGGCGACGCGCCGGCTCGCCGCCCTCGAGCGCGACCTGGGCATCCGGCTCATGCACCGCACCACGCGGTCCGTCTCGCTCACGGCCGAAGGCGAGGCGTTCCTGCCCTATGCGCAGGCCATCGTCGAGAGCGAGGCGGCGGCACGCGCGAGCCTGCGCAGTGCCAGCGCCGGCGTTTCGGGGCTATTGCGCGTCACCGTTTCAGCCTCCTTCGGCCGGCGGGTCGTGGCACCCCTGGTGCCCCGGCTGCTGCGCCAGAACCCGGACTTGCGCATCGATCTCGAGCTCACCGACAGCGTTGTCGACATCGTGGCGAGCGGCGCCGACCTTGCGATCCGGATCGGGCGGCTGCGCGACAACAGCCTGGTTGCGCGCCGCCTGGCGCCCAGTCCGCGGCTGCTCTGTGCGGCACCCAGCTATCTGGCCGAGCGTGGCACGCCCAAGACGATCGACGACCTTGCCCGCCATGAATGCCTCGTCGTAACGGGCATGACCCACTGGCCGTTCGAGGTCGCCGGCAAGGAACGTCGGGTCAGGGTCGCCGGCCGGTTCACGGCGAGCAGCCTCGAAGGGCTGCGGTCCGCCTGCCTCGGCGGCGGCGGGATCACCCTGCTCGCCGCCTGGAACGCGCGCGACGAAATCCGCGACGGCAAGCTCGTGTCGCTCACCCTCTCGGACGCGCGCCCGGAAGAGCAGACCATCTGGGCGGTCTATCCGTCTTCGCGCCTGGTGCTGCCCAAGCAGCGGCTGTTCATCGCGACGCTCGAGGCGGCGCTGCGGGCCGACCATGCGGATCTGGGCGACTTCAGGCCGGAGCGCAGTCCAGCGCTCTAA
- a CDS encoding ABC transporter substrate-binding protein — MRTLRSLTPIVLAMLLAPLPLTPGARADDKTLYVGSYGGSYETIMKQQVIPPFEKTAGVQVQYVSGNSSETLAKIQAQKGHEDLDVAVLDDGPMYQAKSLGLCGKLKTGPNYADIYDLAKMGDDAVATGVVATGLAYDARAFEKAGWPAPTSWADLADKKYAGKIAIPGIDNTYGLVALLMYARQNGGGIDNIDPGFAYMAKTIAPNVRAFESSPGRMSELFQSGEVSLAIWGSGRVNALADTGFPIKFVYPKEGAAALLITACVVNGAPHDATAQAFVDYLLSPSVQALLANAGNGPVNKKVTLSPELAARLPYGPEQISKLVAFDWSKVNPKRDDWTKRWNREIER; from the coding sequence ATGCGCACCTTGCGGTCGTTGACGCCTATCGTGCTGGCCATGCTTCTGGCACCGCTCCCTCTGACGCCAGGCGCCAGGGCTGACGACAAGACGCTCTATGTCGGCTCCTACGGCGGCTCGTACGAGACCATCATGAAGCAGCAGGTCATCCCGCCGTTCGAGAAGACGGCCGGCGTGCAGGTGCAGTACGTCTCGGGCAACTCGAGCGAGACCCTCGCCAAGATCCAGGCGCAGAAGGGCCATGAGGACCTGGACGTCGCCGTCCTCGACGACGGGCCGATGTATCAGGCGAAGTCGCTCGGCCTCTGCGGCAAGCTCAAGACCGGCCCGAACTACGCCGATATCTACGATCTGGCCAAGATGGGCGACGACGCGGTCGCGACCGGCGTGGTGGCGACCGGCCTCGCCTATGACGCGCGCGCGTTCGAGAAGGCCGGCTGGCCGGCACCGACGAGCTGGGCCGATCTCGCCGACAAGAAATACGCGGGCAAGATCGCCATCCCGGGCATCGACAACACCTACGGCCTGGTCGCCCTCCTCATGTACGCGCGGCAGAACGGCGGCGGCATCGACAATATCGATCCCGGCTTCGCCTACATGGCGAAGACGATCGCGCCCAATGTCCGCGCCTTCGAATCCTCGCCCGGCCGCATGTCGGAGCTGTTCCAGAGCGGCGAGGTCTCGCTCGCGATCTGGGGCAGCGGCCGCGTCAATGCGCTGGCCGACACCGGCTTCCCGATCAAGTTCGTCTATCCCAAGGAAGGGGCGGCCGCCCTGCTCATCACCGCCTGCGTCGTGAACGGCGCGCCGCATGATGCAACCGCGCAGGCGTTCGTCGACTATCTCCTGTCGCCGAGCGTTCAGGCCCTGCTCGCCAATGCCGGCAACGGGCCGGTCAACAAGAAGGTGACGCTGTCGCCGGAACTGGCCGCCCGCCTGCCCTACGGGCCGGAGCAGATCTCGAAGCTCGTGGCCTTCGACTGGTCCAAGGTCAACCCGAAGCGCGACGACTGGACCAAGCGCTGGAACCGCGAGATCGAGCGCTGA
- a CDS encoding helix-turn-helix domain-containing protein, whose protein sequence is MPQAHHPPMAAGSRAYGDTIARSLGLKDMPALRTRSLTGAQIGITRVSCSAAEAGMTPGVPAEDTFIVALYLTALPHHELWSRGRKAFSQGYRQNAMRIVNLEAEYSALITAAHETIYFYIPRASLDGFAAEAGLPRIANLACEPGLVDPVVANISAALLPAFRAPEQTSTLFLDQMALALCAHAAGRYGANELPRTLLRGRLTLRTERIAKEFMAARLADDVSIADVAAACGLSRGHFLRAFKTTTGTTPHQWLQAYRVERAKALLLDPASSLAEVALKCGFADQSHLTRVFAKITGKPPGAWRREYQGSANPPPF, encoded by the coding sequence ATGCCGCAAGCCCACCACCCTCCCATGGCGGCCGGCAGTCGTGCCTATGGCGATACGATCGCCCGCAGCCTCGGCCTCAAAGACATGCCGGCGCTCCGCACCCGGTCGCTCACCGGCGCACAGATCGGCATCACCCGGGTTTCCTGCAGTGCCGCTGAAGCCGGGATGACGCCCGGCGTACCGGCGGAAGACACGTTCATCGTGGCGCTCTACCTGACCGCGTTGCCGCATCACGAGCTCTGGAGCCGAGGCCGCAAGGCCTTCTCGCAAGGCTACCGGCAGAACGCGATGCGGATCGTGAACCTGGAGGCCGAATATTCGGCACTCATCACCGCCGCCCATGAAACGATCTATTTCTATATCCCGCGTGCGAGCCTGGACGGCTTCGCCGCGGAGGCCGGATTACCGCGCATCGCCAATCTCGCCTGCGAGCCCGGTCTGGTTGATCCGGTCGTCGCCAACATCTCGGCCGCACTGCTGCCGGCCTTTCGGGCGCCGGAGCAGACGAGCACGCTCTTCCTCGACCAGATGGCGCTCGCCTTGTGCGCCCATGCGGCCGGCCGCTATGGGGCGAACGAGCTGCCGCGCACGCTGCTGCGCGGCCGCCTCACGCTCAGGACCGAACGGATCGCGAAGGAATTCATGGCGGCCCGGCTCGCGGACGACGTCTCGATCGCCGATGTCGCCGCCGCCTGCGGGCTCTCCCGCGGGCATTTCCTGCGCGCCTTCAAGACGACAACCGGGACCACACCGCACCAATGGCTGCAGGCCTATCGGGTGGAGCGGGCCAAGGCCCTGCTGCTCGATCCGGCATCCAGCCTCGCTGAGGTCGCGCTCAAATGCGGCTTCGCCGACCAAAGCCATCTGACCCGCGTCTTCGCCAAAATCACCGGCAAGCCGCCCGGCGCCTGGCGGCGCGAGTACCAGGGCTCCGCGAACCCGCCGCCATTCTAG
- a CDS encoding glycosyltransferase family protein, with the protein MPNSFGARLRTPQGLLASGLILFGLLAFALLVRARTLNNPVLGFDEQFYLLVGDRMLLGAVPYVDIFDRKPIGLFLIYAAIRGLGGEGFVEYKLVACGFVALTAFLIYRAARPLSSSFAAGVAACLYVLWLNFMGGEGGQAAVFYNLPVLMAALLTWRAARTLVRIVPLGCAAMLFVGIAIQIKYTAIFEGIFFGIALLWSYHLSRRNLAALIAYALLWIGCALLPTALAALAYWRIGALQPFLFANFASIFGRTPDPFSAQMIGLAKLCGILLPLLLLCALSRRRRASEGTPAPGFPFLWLGAAILGVLLFGSFLSPQYGMPILVPACIAAAPFFASYRHARLVAAVMLATALIGSNIALERSEFGKGGRAQALEIAQAAQPHHGCIYVYDGYPALYMLTHSCLPTRWVFPGHLNTSDESSGNALGVDPAAEVRRILAMQPEVIIDDAPAYELGNPETRALVETALARDYHLEKKVKTGTARYRLVYRLNGPSQVGNLARKLGSEDAQTLAHGRDEAVDHR; encoded by the coding sequence ATGCCAAATAGCTTCGGGGCCAGGTTGCGCACGCCCCAAGGACTTCTCGCTTCCGGGCTTATCCTTTTCGGGCTGCTGGCGTTTGCGCTCCTGGTGCGGGCGCGAACGTTGAACAACCCCGTTCTCGGTTTTGACGAACAGTTTTACCTGCTCGTCGGCGATCGGATGCTGCTCGGCGCGGTCCCCTATGTCGACATCTTCGACCGCAAGCCCATCGGACTGTTCCTGATTTACGCTGCGATTCGCGGCCTCGGCGGCGAAGGATTTGTCGAATATAAGCTCGTGGCATGCGGCTTCGTCGCGCTGACGGCGTTCCTGATCTATCGCGCCGCGCGCCCTCTCAGCAGCAGCTTCGCGGCCGGCGTTGCCGCGTGTCTCTACGTCCTGTGGCTCAACTTCATGGGGGGCGAAGGAGGACAGGCCGCCGTTTTTTACAATCTCCCCGTGCTGATGGCGGCCCTACTGACATGGCGCGCGGCACGAACCCTCGTACGGATCGTCCCGCTGGGTTGTGCGGCGATGTTGTTCGTCGGTATCGCCATCCAGATCAAATATACGGCGATATTCGAGGGGATCTTCTTCGGGATCGCACTTCTCTGGTCGTACCATCTGTCGCGAAGAAACCTCGCGGCCCTGATCGCCTACGCCCTTCTCTGGATCGGTTGCGCGCTGCTTCCCACCGCCCTTGCCGCGCTGGCTTATTGGCGGATCGGCGCGCTTCAGCCTTTTCTGTTTGCCAATTTCGCTTCGATATTCGGGCGTACGCCCGATCCGTTCTCGGCCCAAATGATCGGGCTCGCCAAACTGTGCGGCATTCTCCTGCCATTGCTTTTGTTGTGTGCGCTTTCACGGCGCCGCCGAGCTTCCGAAGGGACACCGGCGCCAGGATTTCCCTTTCTTTGGCTCGGCGCCGCGATTTTGGGCGTTCTGCTCTTCGGCAGTTTCCTGTCCCCGCAATACGGCATGCCGATCCTCGTTCCCGCCTGCATTGCCGCCGCGCCGTTTTTCGCCAGCTACAGACATGCACGTCTCGTTGCCGCTGTTATGCTGGCGACGGCGTTGATCGGCAGCAACATCGCGCTTGAGCGGAGTGAATTTGGCAAAGGCGGGCGCGCACAAGCCCTTGAGATCGCCCAGGCCGCACAACCGCACCATGGGTGCATCTATGTATATGACGGTTATCCGGCCCTCTACATGCTTACCCACTCTTGCTTGCCGACGCGCTGGGTGTTCCCGGGCCATCTGAATACCAGCGACGAATCCTCGGGCAATGCCCTTGGCGTTGACCCCGCAGCCGAGGTGCGCCGGATATTGGCAATGCAGCCGGAGGTGATCATCGACGATGCCCCCGCCTATGAACTCGGCAACCCCGAAACGCGGGCTCTGGTCGAGACCGCGCTGGCCCGCGACTATCATCTCGAGAAGAAGGTAAAAACCGGCACTGCGCGCTATCGGCTGGTCTATCGGTTGAATGGACCTTCGCAGGTGGGCAACCTAGCTCGCAAACTCGGCAGCGAGGACGCCCAGACGCTCGCGCACGGTCGCGACGAAGCCGTCGATCATCGCTGA
- a CDS encoding MFS transporter: MSRFRDGDLYCWAVAGLLSGCYAVAFIDRALINVASQPIKQGLGLSDTEFGLLSGTAFSLVYAFGGLPLGWLADRLNRRAMIAFAILFWSAMTAACGFSTSFGTFFAARVMVGLGEACLLPAAVSLLGAIVPERGRARSIGIFLMGSAIGNAAALLGGGHLLTRLSQSGPLVLPVIGVMAPWQVLFLLTCPLGLAAAAAVLAIREPDRAAAASAATPGLRTMIAHIGDHHRAYGFLAGATCCTVLLAQAQAVWLPLYYVRHFGLEPGESAVLIGWLFVASVPAGQLAGGVLTDRLHAAKVTGAPHVVITLCVTLALLPAVVFCTTDRLWVSGIAYALFNFLISASTPMGLVGLQQLTPPSHHGVASALLASVATLAGVGIGPAAVGFIADHLFQSPDALGHSLLAVILAAGLAAPLLALSGRDAFARSVRTLAPEAVQMRPAE, from the coding sequence ATGAGCAGATTCCGGGATGGCGATCTCTATTGCTGGGCCGTAGCGGGCCTGCTGAGCGGGTGCTACGCGGTCGCCTTCATCGATCGGGCGCTGATCAACGTCGCGAGCCAGCCGATCAAGCAGGGGCTGGGCTTAAGCGACACGGAGTTTGGGCTCCTGAGCGGCACGGCCTTCAGCCTGGTCTATGCATTCGGCGGGCTGCCGCTCGGCTGGCTCGCCGACCGGCTGAACCGGCGAGCGATGATCGCGTTCGCCATCCTGTTCTGGTCGGCAATGACGGCCGCCTGCGGATTTTCGACCTCGTTCGGCACGTTCTTCGCGGCCCGGGTCATGGTCGGCCTTGGGGAGGCCTGCCTGCTGCCGGCCGCGGTCTCGCTGCTTGGCGCCATCGTGCCCGAGCGTGGCCGGGCGCGGTCGATCGGCATCTTCCTGATGGGATCGGCGATCGGCAATGCAGCGGCCCTGTTGGGCGGCGGCCATTTGCTGACCCGGCTCAGCCAGAGCGGCCCGCTGGTCCTGCCGGTGATCGGCGTGATGGCGCCTTGGCAGGTCCTGTTCCTGCTCACCTGCCCGCTCGGCCTCGCCGCCGCCGCGGCCGTGCTCGCGATCCGGGAGCCTGATCGAGCCGCAGCCGCCTCCGCGGCAACGCCGGGGCTACGCACCATGATCGCTCACATCGGCGATCATCATCGCGCATACGGATTCCTTGCGGGCGCGACCTGTTGCACGGTGCTGCTGGCGCAGGCGCAGGCCGTGTGGCTGCCGCTCTACTACGTCCGGCACTTCGGCCTGGAGCCGGGCGAGAGCGCCGTCCTGATCGGCTGGCTGTTTGTGGCCTCGGTCCCCGCGGGTCAGCTGGCGGGCGGCGTCCTCACCGATCGCCTGCATGCGGCGAAGGTCACCGGCGCGCCTCATGTGGTCATCACGCTCTGCGTCACGCTCGCCCTGTTGCCGGCCGTCGTGTTCTGCACGACTGATCGCCTGTGGGTGTCCGGCATCGCCTATGCATTGTTCAATTTCCTGATCTCGGCCTCGACGCCGATGGGCCTGGTCGGCCTGCAGCAGCTGACGCCCCCGAGCCATCATGGCGTCGCGAGCGCACTCCTCGCGTCGGTCGCGACGCTCGCCGGCGTGGGCATCGGCCCGGCGGCGGTCGGCTTCATTGCCGACCACCTGTTCCAGAGCCCCGATGCGCTCGGCCATTCGCTGCTCGCCGTCATCCTGGCAGCCGGCCTCGCCGCCCCGCTTTTGGCGCTGAGCGGCCGGGACGCCTTTGCGCGCTCCGTGCGGACGCTCGCCCCCGAGGCCGTTCAAATGCGGCCGGCCGAGTGA
- a CDS encoding ABC transporter ATP-binding protein, translating into MAFLELAGLERRYGDYLAVAALDLTVEKGEFVSLLGPSGCGKTTTLQMIAGFVEPTAGRVVIDGTDMAPVPANRRGIGIVFQSYALFPHMTVTQNVAFGLEMRKVPAAERQRRVAEALELVHLGHLGSRYPRQLSGGQQQRVALARALVIEPRLLLLDEPMSNLDAKLREDMQLELRRLQRKLGITTIMVTHDQNEAMGLSDRIAVMRSGRIVQVDTPERAYERPADGFASTFLGKSNLFQAEAVAADRILLPGGRAVEAPAGELDGRSGAVLCSLRPEKLRLVPAGTGRLDGTIASRIFLGNHWLFQATCDLGTILVYRQNEGGSAPEEGATVGLDWPTNALRLLDPEEEAAP; encoded by the coding sequence ATGGCCTTCCTCGAACTGGCTGGGCTGGAGCGGCGCTACGGCGATTATCTTGCCGTGGCGGCCCTTGATCTCACGGTCGAGAAGGGCGAGTTCGTCTCGCTTCTGGGGCCGTCCGGCTGCGGCAAGACGACGACCCTGCAGATGATCGCTGGCTTCGTCGAGCCGACGGCCGGCCGCGTCGTCATCGACGGCACCGACATGGCGCCGGTGCCGGCCAACCGGCGCGGCATCGGTATCGTGTTCCAGTCCTACGCGCTCTTCCCGCACATGACCGTGACGCAGAACGTGGCGTTCGGGCTCGAAATGCGGAAAGTGCCGGCGGCCGAGCGGCAGCGGCGCGTCGCGGAGGCGCTGGAGCTGGTGCACCTCGGCCATCTGGGCAGCCGCTATCCGCGCCAGCTGTCGGGCGGCCAGCAGCAGCGGGTGGCGCTCGCCCGCGCGCTCGTCATCGAACCGCGTCTCCTGCTGCTCGACGAGCCGATGTCGAACCTCGACGCGAAGCTGCGCGAGGACATGCAGCTCGAGCTCCGCCGCCTGCAGCGCAAGCTCGGCATCACCACGATCATGGTGACCCACGACCAGAACGAGGCCATGGGCTTGAGCGACCGGATCGCGGTCATGCGCTCGGGCCGCATCGTCCAGGTCGACACGCCCGAGCGCGCTTACGAACGTCCCGCCGACGGCTTCGCCTCGACCTTCCTCGGCAAGAGCAACCTGTTCCAGGCCGAGGCGGTGGCGGCGGACCGGATCCTGCTGCCGGGCGGCCGCGCGGTCGAAGCGCCGGCGGGCGAGCTCGACGGCCGAAGCGGCGCGGTCCTGTGCTCGCTCCGGCCGGAGAAGCTCAGGCTCGTGCCAGCGGGCACGGGGCGGCTCGATGGCACCATCGCGTCGCGCATCTTCCTCGGCAATCACTGGCTGTTCCAGGCGACGTGCGATCTCGGCACGATCCTCGTCTATCGCCAGAACGAAGGCGGCTCGGCGCCCGAGGAAGGGGCAACAGTCGGGCTCGACTGGCCGACGAACGCGCTGCGCCTGCTCGATCCCGAGGAAGAGGCGGCGCCATGA